TTTTTACACAATGGTGTTAGTCACAGTATTAGCTATACTAGTAAAACATTGGAGGATTTGAAACAGGACAAAAACATTATAAAGTATGATACAAAATTTCTACATACAGTCATATGATGAAATAATTTGCAGCAAAActataaagaataataataaggaaaattCGTGTTACATTAACAAGTGGAAAAATTTTgtaacataaaatataaagtataattCTACTGAAAGAAAATGCTTCAGTAGAATTATGCTTTTCCTTATGGAgatgggccgccgtctatggggtcgcacagagtcggacacgacaaaagcgacttagcagcatggagatcctatatgtattttattagatttattctTAGGCACTTTTTTGTTTTGATGCTAATGTAAATGatattatgcttttaattttaatggttTGAATTTGAAATGGTTCATTACTGACATATATGAAATCAATTTACATTTGTATCTAACCTTGTATCTTGCAACCTTGATATAATTGCTATCTAGCTCCAAGAGATTTTACATCAGTACattgggattttctacatagacgaTTTTGTCAGCTGTAAacagagagttttatttcttccttaccaATCTATGtaccttttttccctctcttattGCACTAGCTAGGACTTCCAGCATGATGTTGAATAGAACTGGTGAGAAGAGACAACTTTGCTTTGTTCCAATCTTAAGTGTTTTCTCTGCATCTGATTTTCTGGGAGAATATAGAAAATcagtattatttctttcttaaacatttgatagaattcactagTAAAACCCTTTGGGCctgataattatttttgtttcttagcAAGATTCTCTCCATCTGGTCCCATAAAAGCATCGTCACATGATCATCAAATATATCCATATAAAGCCAATATAATTTAAAGAGGAAATATGACCTTTTCCATAAACGATCCAGAAGCAATTTAATGtcttgaaaagatacatatattcttaatgtatgtgtgtgtgtcagtcactcagtcgtgtctgactctgtgacccccatggactgtagctcgccaggcttctctgtccaagggattctccaggcaagagtactggagtgggttgtcatttccttctccatcttaatgtataatatcatgaaaaaataaacttactccctcacatcatacatgataaaaaatatataaatattaaagggaaaacaataaagctttcaaaggaaaacagaatatatttgtaattttataataaacaaTGATTAAGCAGGGTACTGCACTAACAGTATGAGAAATggaactttattaaaattaaaagttctatTACCATAAACATCAGTAAGAATAGCCATTGAATGGCTAAATCACAGGCTGAGCAAAAATAACAGTAATCTATATGTCTGAACAAGAACCCATATCTAGAATATGCTTTCTTGAAGTTCAAATTAGTAAGGAAATGACTAACAAACTATTTTTAtgtgggcaaaagacttgaacaggcACTTAACAAAGATGATATCTAAATTCTAAAGAATGTATTAAGAAGTGCTCAACACAATTACCTAttggagaaatgaaaaagaaggctCAAGTAAAGTGGTTaagatgaaaagaatgaaaatagcaaATGCTCAGAAGAAAGAGGAACATCCTTACCTGGAAACCACTGGGGGTGCAAATCAgtttaaatattttggaagaCAGCTTATTAGTACTAAAGAAGCATAAAGTATGCCCATCCTGTGACCCAGTAACCTGAACCAAGCTATAGAACCAAGATAAATTAGAGTAAATTTCAAAGAAACTACGTGCTCAAGGATGTTCATAGCAGTTGTATTAATAATGTGCAGAGACTGAAAATATGCTAAATGTCCATTAAGAgtataactgaaaaagaaattgctCTATAtcaatacaatggaatactaaacAGCAGTAACCAAGAACAAAAAATACCTACACGTACATTATAGATGAATTTCACACTATACTTTGTATtgtgagaaaaccagaattttttttaaaaagtaaatgcagTATTGACATTTATATGATGTTCAAGAACAAGTAAATGTAATGATAAAGGTAAGAATAGTAGATATTTCCAGAAAGAGAATGGATAGTAATATTCACTAGGAAGGGGCAGGCCAGAATATTCTTAAGTGATAAAAATCTCTATTCTATCTTGGTATAGgtaggctggatggcatcactgactcgatggacgtgagtctgagtgatggacgggagttggtgatggacagggaggtctggcgtgctgcgattcatggggtcgcaaagagtcggacacgactgagtgactgagctgaactgaactgaactgataggtagTGGTTACATAGCcttatatatgtgaaaaaattGAGCAGGTAAAATTTGTGCACTTTGCAGTATATAACTTACACTTTAAAAGGAGGTGGGTTATTTtcttacttaacaatattgtactAATTCTCCATCACCCCCACTGCACCATCAATGCATAAATATCCTGAATTCAGCTGTCAAAGGGCAAAACTAAAGGTGCGTTTATccaaattttcacttttttctaatGGAAgagaatttttataagaaaagttaaaattcCAGAATATCTTGCAAACAGGTCACATACCTAGTAATGTGCTCAGAACAAAGCAAATATTCTTCTGCATCTTTATTTAAAGCTGGAACTCCATTTGCCCAATGCtatgaatatattaatatgaCCTGTCTTAAGACCACCATCTGTTTCCCTTTTGCCCTACTATTAATAGATCATAGCTATATGCAATGCCTCAAAATACAATGGCCTCTACCTTCTTAATAACTGGTTGTTTAGTTTGTTGCATGAgtgcacgcgtgctcagtcgtgtctgactctttgtgaccccatctactgcagccaaccaggctcttctgcctatcagattttccaggcaagaatactggagtgggttgccatttcctcctccaggtttgTTCGTTGTTACTGCTCTAATGACTCACTTCCACCCAAAGCTATTACTCATTTGCATCACTCAGACCCTTGAAGTGAGGCTCCAAGTTCTGTCATATTAGTCGGGAAATAATGAGTGAAGCTTATAGCCAACATTTTTAACTCTCTTAAATCTGTATATCCCTCCATTAGAAGGTCTAATAAGTTGATATGTTATAGAACTCTGTATACCACCTCAGCAGGCACTATGCTTGATTCTATATGGAACTTTATTTCCTAtcccaaaatattaaaacatttttttattattttgtcaaGACAAAATCGCCACATTTTTCACTTCCAACATTCTTACAAAAATGATTTTCCAAAAATTAACCATTGAAAAGTTGCATGACATCACTGTAAATaaaattgctgctgctactaagttgcttcagttgtgtccgactctgtgcgaccccatagacggcagcccaccaggctcccccatccctgggattctcaaggcaagaacactggagtgggttgccatttccttctccaacatatgaaagtgaaaagtgaaagggaagtcgctcagtcatgtccaactcctagcgaccgcatggactgcagcccaccagggccctccgtccatgggattttccaggcaagagtactggagtgggcattgTCTTCTCCAGTAAATAGAATTAGGTTtctttaaatgcaaaaataaaaatctttgaaacACAAATCTGCCAGAGAAAAGATGGATCAACAAAGCACGACTAAAGGAAAGCAGAGCAAAGTACATTCAAACTGAAGGGCCTAGATTCCAATCCCAGCTCTAGCACTAGGTACATGAATGTCCATGGGCCACCTCAAAATATTTACGTGAGTCTCAGGTGTGTAATGTGTCATTTGAGGGGCTGGATTAAATCATTCTTTAGACCTGTTAAAGAGTAACCCTCTATGACTGTGGAAACTGTTTTCATAAAACAAAGACTGATTGAAATAGATAGGCTAGAATAAGGAGTAGAGAAATACAATGCTTATAGGaaagttaaaatttttctctaaatataGAAGAGAAAGCACCAGCTGACATTTGTTTTCTTcactgaaaaacaattttttttaactgataagCAAAGCTTTGGAGTTCCTTTGTCATTTTCAAGAGAAGATTTTTATGCTCAAGGTTTTCTTCAGGGCAACTTTAACATCCTTATTCCTCAGGCTATAGATTAATGGGTTGAGCATGGGCACCACAGCAGTATAGAATACAGAGGATACTTTCCCCTGATCAAGGGGTAAAATAGAAGGTGGTTTGAGGTACATAAAAGCTCCTGacccaaagaaaagagaaaccacAATTATATGGGAGCTGCATGTACTAAAGGCTTTGGATCGGCCCTCAGTGGAGCTGATATGGAGAATGCTAGAAAGAATAAAACCATAAGAGATAAAAATGGTCACAATGGGCACCCCAATGCCAATGGTCACAACAATAAAGACTACCAGCAAATTTACATAAGAGCTGTTACAGGAGAGCTCAAGGAGGGGAATGATGTCACACATATAGTGATTGACAAGGTTGTCACCACAGAAGGTCATAAACATTATGTTTCCCATATGAGCCACAGCTCCAAACACTCCCATCCCATAGACCCCCAACAAAAGGAGTAAACACACCTGAGGAGACATGGTGACCGTGTAAACCAGTGGCTTACAGATGGCGACATAGCGGTCGTATGCCATCGCTGACAGGATGTAGGattcagaaaagacaaagaaacagaagaaaaaaaactgagTTATACACCCTGTATAGGAAATGATGTTCTTCTCTGAGACAAAACCCATCAGCATTTTAGGGGTGAGGGTAGTGGAGTAACTAAAATCTATGAAGGACAAGTTgaagaggaaaaagtacatgggaaTATGAAGGTGAGAATTCAGTCCAATCAGAGTTATCAAACCCAGGTTCCCCACTACAGTGACCACATAGAAACTTAGAAACAGGAAGAAGAGGGGGATCTTGAGTTGTGCCTGGTCTGTTAAGCCTGTGAGGATGAACTCTATCACAGAGGAGGTGTTATCTGCAGCCATTCTCCTCTAGGAGAATCtgtgagggaaaaagaaagagtcACTAAACAAAACAGAGGCAACATATTTTGAAAGTTACTGGAAGTTATGGAGGtgagatggagaagaaaagaaaaggaacactTACTGAGCTCTGACTGGgagctttcaaactgtggtgctgaagaagactcttgagagtcccttggacagtaaggagatcaagccagtcaatcctaaagaaaatcaaccttgcacagtcattggaaggactgatgttgaagctgaagctctaatagtttggccacctggtgcaaagagccgactcattggaaaaagaccatgatgctggtaaagattgaaggcaggaagagaaaaggatgacagaagatgagatggttggatggcatcactgattcaatggaaatgagtttgagcaaactccgggagatagtgaagtacaggaagcctggcatgctgcagttcatggggtcgcaaagagttggacatgacaatgACTCAAAAACAACATCTGTGAGATAGGCATGGTtctacatgctgtgtggcattatcagttcagttcagttgctccgtcatgtccaactctttgcaaccccatggactgcagcatgccaggcttccctgtccatcaccaactcccggagcttgatcaaactcatgtccatcaagtcagtgattccattcaaccatctcatcctctgtcatgtgtGGCATTATGGTTATCCCCATATGACAGATGAAGACACTGGGCTTAAGTGATTTGCACAAGTCCCAGTATTCCTAAGTTGTGACAAAAGGTGAACTCAGGTGGTTTGGCTCAGAGTGTGAGCTTGAAACCTCTCTGCGAGAGGACAGACCAGGTCAGGCAGGCACTCACCCTCCTTCTGCTTGGAGTCACAGTGCTGTGTTCTGCTGGCTCTCATCCACCTCTTTCTTGGAGACTCAAATGCCCTGTGAAAAGAAGGTGAAAACTCTGGGCTCAGATGCTTCTGCTTCTCCACTTTAATGATCAAAACCTCTAGTTTATCTTGCTTCTCTTGCTGAGTAGAAGGACATGGTCTCTGACTGTGGCTTTGCCCCAAGCCTCCTGTCCAGCCTCCAAGGATGAAGCAGCATCCTTTCCTTATACCCATGGATAACAGCAGACTGAATACTTTTATTCTGGATCAGATATCTCTGTTGACTTCATTACAAGAGACTCCCTCGGGATCACAGCTCCAGAGACCACCTTCCCAGGGgaagaataaatgtttacttaCATCTCTGGCAGTGCTTGACAAGGCTTTTAATGACCTTTTATTCAAGTTACATCCTTTTAAACACAATTAAGAGCAAagccaggtggcactggtgatcaagaacccacctgccaatgttggaaacataagaaatgcaggttcaatccctgggtcgagaagatcccctggaggaggaaatagcaacccactccagtattcttgcctggagaattccatggacagaggagcctggcaggctacagtccatgagcttgcacagagtcagaaacaactgaagcgacctagcatgcaAGAACAAAGCAGTGTGGAAAACTAATTCTTGCTACCTGGTATTGAACACTTACCATGTACCAGACACTATCTGACCCAGAACCCTGCAACAGATACCAAGCAtctaaagcaatgctcaaataATTTTAACTTGTTTATTCCTCACAACAACTTTATATATGAGACCTATTAATATCTACTTTAAACGTGAGGAGCTCACACTGCTAGAAGGTTCCAGAATCTTGAGTCAAAACCAAGCCTGTCCAATTCCAGATTTCTTATTATTAACCACTGGGATACACTACCTTCCTGTAAGTGACAACAAAACCTCTGAAGCAGCATTTTTACTTTCTAGGATCTCATAAGATTCTTTACAGATAAAAACAAGTACTTACATAATTTCAGTGGGGAATGTAAAAAGTGTTAGAGCCAAGAAGGGTAAAATTAGGTGTTTTGGACTTCAGAGAAGGATATTCTTATTTCAGTCACCTCTAAAATATAGGAAGAATTATTTGCCTGTCTCCACACTTAAACCTAAAGACACTTTCTCTGATTTCTCTCCACTACTTAATCATGCAGTTTAAGCTTGAttattaaaagcaaatatttgtgAGATAACTAATAGCAACTTTTGTCAAGACCTGAAAACAGAGAACAGCCTTTGCAGCCAATCTTTCAGATAAAGGGGAGTTGAAAGACTTTGAACAAAACCagcattcattcagcaagtacttactctgtgtgtgtgtatatatatgtgtgtatgtatatatatacatatgtgtgtgtgtgtgtgtgtgtatactgtcTCTGAAGGCCTCTAAGACCTGGCGATTCTTcagtgaaaaagcaaaaacaaaaaaggattcCTGCCCTCTTGGAGCTTTCATTCAAATTGCAGAAGATAAAAAAGACACGAAAGAAAGAGGTAAAAAGTAACATGAGAATTgtgatgaagaaaaggaaagtaagggaatggaatagaaaagaaaaaagctacaGATTTCAACATTATATGGATAAATCTGATATTTGAGTGATAACTTGAAAGACACCTAAAAAACTTCTCTTGATAAGAACAGTTACTCTAACAAAACATGACATGTTCATGGTTTAATGTAGCACCTTTTCAACCAAGGCATCATGCTTATGACCTGAACTTTAAATGCACTATTTTAACCCAGATTGCTGGCTGTGAGGGAGAAAATCCTGATCATAGTAACAGGAGAGAGGGGCTAGAGACCTTGCTGCAGTTTCAGACAATGACAATCACACAATGTAGGTTTTTAACTAAAACTAATATAAAGCCTAATAACATTTtgtgtaccaatttgcattccatATGCTTTGCCAGggacttttaaatattaaaaatggtaGATTTtctatccaaaaaaataaatttctactgGGGAAGTTTGCAGATAAGTTATATTTGGGGTCCAAGTTAAAGGCTAGAATCCTCTTAGGGAAGTTatgaaatcaaaacataaaagcaGAAGTCTACTTTTCTCCAAGCAAGTCCAACTAAAACCACTGTGAGTATtgatatatgtgcacatatatcaGTGAAGACTTGTTGAGACAGCAGTGATGGGGTCTTGTCCATCTTATTTATACTGAGAATTGTCCACATCCCAGAGTGACTCAAAAGAACTCCACTCCCTGTTCTCAATCCCAATTCACTTGtttaagaaatagagaaaataatccATTATcaagaagtaaaaataagcacCATAAATAAATTCTTCTTAACACTCAAGGGCAAAGACGACTTTAAGGGTTCATTAAATGTCCACTTTCCTCTAGGAATTTCAGAGAGTTCTTTCAGGCCTGATGCAATACTGGGAAAAATTCTTCTGAGGTTTTTGTAACTTCAGAGACAGTTTCCatgggaattttattttaaatgcatcaAGGTTTTATTTCAAGTGAATCAGGACTTCTCTAAAGTCATTTTCACCATTCACTTGGGCCAGTACAAGCAGagagaaatatagaaataaatattcttGATTAAGTTACTTTTGTCACAGAACTCCTTTCCACAACTTGAATCTTTGTATAATACATTACTTGTAAATCTGCTGCTAACactaaaatattatataagaCATGGATTAGAACATATTCACTCAGAGAATGTCTGTACAATACATACATTCATTAATCCTCAAATGTAAAGAAATATTGTGAAAGTTGTTCACTTAGAGAAactggaatattatttaaaagatacaaattagtaaaacttagaaaagaagaaacagaaatctgAATAGTATTAAATCTATTAAAGAATTTAATTTGTTATGAAAATCCTTCCTACAAAGGAAATTCCAGACTTTGATACTGGATTCTTCCAAACATTTAAGGACAATGTATAGATTAACAGTTATACAGAAAAAGTAAATTGGAATGCAAGAgctcaatttatttaaattcattttcatttctccttcctccccttggATGCACAGAAACAGTCATTAATTCTCACATTAATTCTCAcacattcacttcagttcagtttagttgctcagttgtgtccagctctttgtgaccccatgaaccacagtgtgccaggcctccctgtccatcaccaactcctggagtccacccaaacccacgtctatcaagtcggtgacgccatccaaccatctcatcctctgtcatccccttctcctcctaccctcaatctttcccagcatcagggtcttttccaatgagtcagctcttcacatcaggtggccaaagtattggagtttcagcttcaacatcagtccttccaatgaacacccaggactgatctcctttaggagggactggttgaatctccttgcagtccaagggactctcaagagtcttctccaacaccacacttcaaaagcatcaattctgtgctcagctttcttcacagtccaactctcacatccatacatgaccactggaaaaaccagagccttgactagatgggcctttgttggcaaagtaatgtctctgctttttaatgtgctatctaggttggtcatagctttccttccaaggagtaagcgtcttttaattttatggctgcagtcaccatctgtagtgattttggagtccagaaaaataaagtcagccaatgtttccactgttttcccatctattctcaaaaaagagacagagagtttttctctctttttttcttttatttttttggcttctgTGAATTCATgaattgaagaaatatttactcagCCTTTGACTATTCTGTCCTTAAATATTTCTGCTTGGAACAATTCACCATTCCTCTGTGATCAGAGTATCCTAATTTGTATTTTGACCCCTTTCTCGCAaactctgtttctccattgccattttttttcttatttaccatttctttttgaAGATTTTTGACAACATTTTATCATCTAGTCTAAAATCTTGCTCCTTATCCTCTCCACTACTTATTTCTCCATTTCTACTCTCCTGCTCATGGTTCCCAGGTTCAAATTTTTAGTCAGTTTTAATTTgtgcttctttcttctctttccttctcttccaaaCCATAGAGATACTAAATCCCATTCTTCCATGATCTTATCTCTTAACACAATTTTTGCAGTCATCTGTTCTTAGTTTCTAAAATTTAATTACACAGTAGTCAGAGAATAGACTCTGTATACTTTCAGTTCTTCCAAGCTTGTAAGCTAGTTTAATGCCCCAGCATATGGTTGATCTGAGTGAGTGGTCCATTGACACttgaaaaaaattctgtattCTGTTGTTGCATAAAATGTTGCATAAATGTCATTGTGTTCCTGTCATTTGATAGTTATTCATGTCTTCTTGTCTATAATGATTTTCTCTCTATTTTCTTTATCAATTACTGAAATGGGAGTGTTGAACCTCCCACTTTAACTGTGACTTTTTCTGTATCTCCTTTCCATTCTGTCagcatttgctttatgtatttgaaGGTctgttattgctgctgctgctgctgctgctgctgctaagttgcatcagtcgtgtccgactctgtgcgaccccagagacagcagcccaccaggctcccccatccctgggattctccaggcaagaacagtggagtgggttgccatttccttctccaatgcatgaaagtgaaaagtgaaagagaagtctctcagtcgtgtctgactcttagagaccccatggactgcagcccaccaggctcctccccctgtgggattttccaggcaagagtactggagtggggtgccattggtctGTTATTAGGTGGTGTTAAACGTGTTCTGTATAATACACTTAGAATTATgtgtttttattgctttatacTTGAAATACTGTGAAATATACTCATGATATTTGTTGATATCTCAAGTTCTAAAGTATACTATGTCAGAAATGTATAGCTATTTCAGATTTCTTATCATTAATTCTTACACAGCATATCTTTGTCCATCCTCTGCTTTAAGAAAATATCtcattttcatttgaaatgtgatttaaactgcatataatggaattttaaatttttctttatccaGTGTAACTTTTCCTGTCTTCTAATTGGCAGGTTTAGACTATTTATATTCAGTGTATTTATTGAATTAAACCCACAgtcttgctgtttgttttcttctcatcCCATCTGATCTTTGTTCCTTTTCTCCCATCTTTTCCTGCCTTATTCAAATTATTTGAGTGTgcaaaaattatttgtatttggtactcactcagtcatgtccaactctgcagcacctatgggctgtagcctgccaggctcctctagccataggactctccaggcaagaataccaaaggaggttgtcatttcctcctccaggggatcttcctgacccatggattgaacctgagtctcctgcattggcaagtgggtcctataccactgtgctgcctgggaagccctgagaactTTCTAGTATTCTCCTGTATCTCCTCTGTTGGCTTATTAACTGTATCACATTTTAATAGTGGTTTCCAATAATGATGACAATATGTAACTTTACTTTATTAAAATCTATCTTGAAataaaagcttcagttcagttcagtcgctcagtcctgtctgactctttgcgaccccatgaatcacagcacaccaggtctccctgtccatcaccaactcccaggaatttactcagactcacgtccatcgagtcagtgatgccatccagccatctcatcctctgttgtccccttctcctcctgcccccaatccctcccagcatcagagtcttttccaatgagtcaactcttctcatgatgtggccaaagtactggagactctgtaaatattaaaaacctttaaaaagtatactttcattttcctttccatcCTTTTGTGATCActgtcatattttttatttcatcatatGTAATGAAGACCATAGCACATTGTTCTCATTTTTTGCTTTAAAcagtgaattattttttaaaataatttttaatgaagtaaacattaaaaaaaattatgtatttatttggcttttccaggtcttaattgcagcacatgggatctattTGCAGCATGATAGACCTAGTTCcttgtccagggatcaaacccaggccccctgctttgggagcttaGAATCTTAGCTattggggcaccagggaagtcccaaagcatcatattttatatttgagtTCCCTGTGGTGATATGAACATGCACATCTCAGATCTACTACTTCAGGAAGTGTGAATGGCTGATCAGCCCTGTCTCTGCACTCTGAAATCGATCATCACCACACTAGGACTAAGGCCGTGTTCCCACAGGCTGCTCCCAGCTAAAATGACTGAAAAGAACAGGGATTTTGTTTTTAAGCAGGCATGTTCTTGCTAGATATGGGATTCCTCCCATGGAATTTGGCTCAAGAATTCTCTGTGCCTTACCATCAGCCTCACCAGTCTAATATCTCCCCCAGCTTCCTCTAGCTCCTGCCTTATTTGCCCTGACAGATGTTACACTTTTAACCTTGTCTTGGCATCTTGCTTCACAAAGGACCTGGACTAATGCAGGAGGTAACAAGTTTGTTCCAATCAAAAATACAGTGAGATAAGGGCTAGATACAGACAACTCACTGTCAGGTGGGTGAAGAGATCACTATCCTGGTTCATGGACAATGCCTAGCAGACAGTGACTGCTCAGTGACTAAAGATTTCACTGTGGCTGCTAAGGAATA
The genomic region above belongs to Bos taurus isolate L1 Dominette 01449 registration number 42190680 breed Hereford chromosome 29, ARS-UCD2.0, whole genome shotgun sequence and contains:
- the OR8B9 gene encoding olfactory receptor family 8 subfamily B member 9, with amino-acid sequence MAADNTSSVIEFILTGLTDQAQLKIPLFFLFLSFYVVTVVGNLGLITLIGLNSHLHIPMYFFLFNLSFIDFSYSTTLTPKMLMGFVSEKNIISYTGCITQFFFFCFFVFSESYILSAMAYDRYVAICKPLVYTVTMSPQVCLLLLLGVYGMGVFGAVAHMGNIMFMTFCGDNLVNHYMCDIIPLLELSCNSSYVNLLVVFIVVTIGIGVPIVTIFISYGFILSSILHISSTEGRSKAFSTCSSHIIVVSLFFGSGAFMYLKPPSILPLDQGKVSSVFYTAVVPMLNPLIYSLRNKDVKVALKKTLSIKIFS